From a single Notolabrus celidotus isolate fNotCel1 chromosome 7, fNotCel1.pri, whole genome shotgun sequence genomic region:
- the LOC117815480 gene encoding mpv17-like protein, with the protein MWEAFLRQVRRFPWVTNVTLYGGLFAGGDFVHQWFSHRDQVDWTHTRNVAVVAFSFHGNFNFFWMRFLERRFPGNSAGMVMRKLLLDQTTAAPLATSVFYTGVSFLEGKEDITEDWREKFFNTYRTGLMFWPFMQFLNFALVPLYVRTTFTGCCAFVWATFLCFSRQSGDGTAGAALAWIFPPKEGDKESSEETSESKGKIDTPKEATVASKPTQK; encoded by the exons ATGTGGGAGGCCTTTTTGAGGCAGGTCCGCCGTTTCCCATGGGTCACCAACGTGACACTGTACGGCGGTCTGTTCGCCGGGGGGGACTTTGTGCACCAATGGTTCTCTCACCGGGACCAGGTGGACTGGACTCACACACGAAACGTCGCCGTGGTCGCGTTCAGTTTCCATGGTAACTTCAATTTCTTCTGGATGCGGTTCCTGGAGAGGAGGTTTCCCGGGAACTCTGCCGGGATGGTGATGAGGAAGCTTTTACTGGACCAGACCACAGCGGCGCCACTGGCCACCAGCGTCTTCTATACAG GTGTCAGCTTCTTGGAGGGCAAGGAGGACATAACAGAAGACTGGAGAGAGAAGTTCTTTAACACTTACAGG ACGGGGCTAATGTTCTGGCCGTTCATGCAG tTTCTGAACTTTGCCTTAGTGCCCCTGTACGTGAGGACCACCTTCACCGGCTGCTGCGCATTCGTCTGGGCCAccttcctttgcttttctcGTCAGAGTGGTGACGGCACGGCTGGTGCTGCTTTAGCATGGATTTTCCCTCCCAAAGAGGGTGACAAAGAATCCTCAGAGGAGACTTCAGAATCTAAAGGGAAGATAGATACTCCAAAAGAGGCAACAGTAGCATCTAAACCTACCCAGAAGTGA
- the ntan1 gene encoding protein N-terminal asparagine amidohydrolase, with protein sequence MPLLVQNRGVGRISSTAELFGRYPHLQESSRTFRSKPLVDVDPKCLLYVQQREFAATTPADDSVSVIGSDDATTCHLVVLRHTGSGAVCLAHCDGSSTWSEVPLLVKAVSSLSNVCKEGRLELHLVGGFNDETKTSHKLSLNILVAFQKQKEDIHLETCCVTELNDIIVDGTHRPVVYGIGVNVKTGDVFPSSFPHKGPAEQLRSARTFTGGQMADIYDSSRGLFKIGPCKWSPNLDIAFWLSQDDDTILKYLSTSPLAEPPHFVQHMKSTIQFLLEHPSSDSLFPGGQPQFYHRTERGDWERAGSS encoded by the exons ATGCCTTTGTTAGTTCAGAACAGAGGTGTTGGACGCATAAGCTCGACAGCGGAACTGTTCGGCAGATATCCACATTTACAG GAAAGCTCAAGAACATTTCGGTCCAAGCCACTTGTTGATGTTGACCCAAAGTGCCTCTTGTATGTTCAGCAAAGAGAGTTTGCTGCAACTACACCAGCAGACG ACAGTGTTTCAGTAATCGGATCTGATGATGCCACCACATGCCATTTAGTTGTGCTGCGACACACAG GAAGTGGAGCTGTTTGCCTTGCTCACTGTGATGGTTCTAGTACCTGGTCTGAAGTCCCGCTCCTTGTGAAAGCTGTCTCTTCACTGAGTAATGTTTGTAAGGAGGGCAG ATTGGAGCTCCACCTTGTTGGAGGATTTAACGATGAGACAAAGACATCTCATAAACTCAGCCTTAACATCCTTG TAGCGTtccagaaacagaaagaagacaTCCATCTGGAGACATGCTGCGTCACAG aactgaatgacattATTGTTGATGGCACACATAGACCTGTCGTATATGGAATAG GTGTCAATGTTAAAACAGGGGACGTGTTCCCATCATCATTTCCTCATAAAGGACCTGCAGAGCAGTTACGTTCAGCAAGGACCTTCACTGGGGGACAG ATGGCTGACATATATGACTCAAGTCGAGGACTATTTAAAATCGGCCCTTGCAAGTGGTCTCCAAATCTGGATATTGCCTTCTGGTTGTCACAGGACGATGACAcaattttaaag TACCTGTCCACCTCTCCGCTGGCTGAGCCACCACACTTTGTCCAGCACATGAAGTCCACCATCCAGTTCCTCTTAGAGCACCCCAGCTCTGACAGCCTGTTCCCTGGTGGCCAGCCACAGTTTTACCACAGGACTGAGAGGGGGGACTGGGAGAGGGCTGGCTCATCATAA
- the si:dkey-156n14.5 gene encoding probable ATP-dependent RNA helicase DDX17 isoform X2: MRGGSSYGDRDRDRGRDRPRFGAMSGRSGPPPMKFGNPGERLRKKRWNLDELPKFEKNFYAEHPELQHMSQFEMEEFRRKKEITIRGSGCPKAIPAFHQAQFPQYVMDVLMQQNFKEPTAIQAQGFPLALSGRDMVGIAQTGSGKTLAYLLPAIVHINHQAYLERGDGPICLVLAPTRELAQQVQQVAFDYGKSSRIKSTCVYGGAPKGPQIRDLERGVEICIATPGRLIDFLESGKTNLRRCTYLVLDEADRMLDMGFEPQIRKIVEQIRPDRQTLMWSATWPKDVRQLAEDFLREYVQINIGALELSANHNILQIVDVCMETEKDQKLFQLMEEIMAEKENKTIIFVETKKRCDDLTRRMRRDGWPAMCIHGDKSQPERDWVLTDVEDVKFVINYDYPNSSEDYVHRIGRTARSTNKGTAYTFFTPGNLRQARDLVRVLAEARQAINPKLLQLVESGRGAGGSGGRMRYRNSSANNPNLMYQDECERRMRPGGGGSGKDNRSGFNRDSRNNRDGDRSSSSYRSRDHRESFNSGSDQYQSYNSGGGGGYNSRSGGQSGGGGVGGGGGRDQSNQQQGPFVQPPPPPPASGGPQPLMAQQFVPSQAPLMGFIGQPPYAFSSPPPPPGPPPPRK, translated from the exons ATGCGAGGAGGTTCCTCCTATGGCGACAGGGACAGGGACCGTGGAAGAGACAG GCCACGGTTCGGGGCCATGAGTGGTCGCAGTGGACCCCCACCGATGAAGTTTGGGAATCCAGGTGAGCGTCTGCGCAAGAAGAGGTGGAACCTGGATGAGCTACCCAAATTTGAAAAGAACTTCTATGCCGAACATCCTGAACTGCAACATATGAGTCAG TTTGAAATGGAAGAGTTtcgcagaaagaaagagatcacCATCAGGGGATCTGGCTGTCCAAAAGCCATACCTGCTTTTCACCAGGCTCAGTTTCCTC AGTATGTAATGGATGTGTTGATGCAGCAGAACTTCAAAGAACCAACAGCCATCCAGGCTCAGGGCTTCCCTCTGGCCCTGAGCGGGAGGGACATGGTGGGAATCGCACAGACTGGCTCTGGAAAGACTCTggct TATCTTCTTCCTGCCATCGTACATATCAACCACCAGGCCTATCTGGAGAGGGGAGACGGTCCAATA TGTCTTGTTCTGGCCCCGACCAGAGAGCTGGCTCAGCAGGTGCAGCAGGTTGCATTTGACTATGGCAAGTCCTCACGCATCAAAAGCACCTGCGTCTATGGTGGAGCACCAAAGGGACCACAGATCCGAGACCTGGAAAGGG GTGTTGAGATCTGTATCGCCACACCTGGTCGCCTCATTGACTTCTTGGAGTCTGGGAAAACAAACCTCAGACGCTGCACCTACCTGGTGTTGGACGAGGCTGACCGCATGCTGGACATGGGCTTTGAGCCGCAGATTCGCAAGATAGTTGAACAAATCAGG CCTGACAGACAGACTCTCATGTGGAGTGCTACCTGGCCAAAGGATGTTCGACAGCTCGCTGAGGACTTTCTGAGGGAATACGTACAGATCAATATCGGTGCTCTGGAGCTCAGTGCAAACCACAACATCCTGCAGATTGTTGATGTCTGCATGGAGACTGAGAAAGACCAAAA ACTATTCCAGCTGATGGAAGAGATCATGGCGGAAAAGGAGAACAAAACCATCATCTTCGTGGAGACAAAGAAGCGCTGTGATGATCTTACAAGGAGGATGAGGCGGGACGG GTGGCCAGCCATGTGTATCCATGGGGACAAGAGCCAGCCTGAAAGGGACTGGGTGCTCACTG ATGTGGAAGATGTCAAGTTCGTCATCAACTATGACTATCCCAACTCCTCTGAGGACTATGTGCATCGTATTGGACGCACTGCCCGCAGTACCAACAAGGGCACGGCCTACACCTTCTTCACCCCGGGGAACCTGCGGCAGGCCCGTGATCTGGTACGGGTGTTGGCAGAGGCCCGGCAAGCCATCAACCCTAAACTGCTTCAGCTCGTTGAGTCAGGGCGTGGTGCGGGAGGCAGCG GCGGCAGAATGCGCTACCGTAACAGCAGCGCCAACAATCCCAACCTCATGTACCAGGATGAGTGTGAACGCCGTATGCGCCCTGGTGGAGGTGGTAGCGGCAAAGACAACCGCAGTGGCTTCAACCGTGACAGCCGCAACAACCGTGATGGAGACCGGTCCTCTTCCTCCTACAGGAGCCGGGATCACAGGGAGAGCTTCAACTCAGGTTCAGATCAGTACCAGAGCTACAACAGCGGCGGGGGTGGGGGCTACAACTCGCGCAGCGGAGGCCAGtccggtggtggtggtgttggtggaggtggaggtcgGGATCAGTCTAATCAGCAGCAGGGTCCATTTgtccagcctcctcctcctcctccagcatcaGGGGGGCCGCAGCCTCTGATGGCTCAGCAGTTTGTTCCATCACAGGCACCATTGATGGGCTTCATAGGGCAGCCGCCTTATGCCTTTTCCTCTCCACCGCCTCCTCCGGGACCTCCACCTCCCCGGAAGTAA
- the si:dkey-156n14.5 gene encoding probable ATP-dependent RNA helicase DDX17 isoform X1, which produces MRGGSSYGDRDRDRGRDRPRFGAMSGRSGPPPMKFGNPGERLRKKRWNLDELPKFEKNFYAEHPELQHMSQFEMEEFRRKKEITIRGSGCPKAIPAFHQAQFPQYVMDVLMQQNFKEPTAIQAQGFPLALSGRDMVGIAQTGSGKTLAYLLPAIVHINHQAYLERGDGPICLVLAPTRELAQQVQQVAFDYGKSSRIKSTCVYGGAPKGPQIRDLERGVEICIATPGRLIDFLESGKTNLRRCTYLVLDEADRMLDMGFEPQIRKIVEQIRPDRQTLMWSATWPKDVRQLAEDFLREYVQINIGALELSANHNILQIVDVCMETEKDQKLFQLMEEIMAEKENKTIIFVETKKRCDDLTRRMRRDGWPAMCIHGDKSQPERDWVLTEFRCGKAPILIATDVASRGLDVEDVKFVINYDYPNSSEDYVHRIGRTARSTNKGTAYTFFTPGNLRQARDLVRVLAEARQAINPKLLQLVESGRGAGGSGGRMRYRNSSANNPNLMYQDECERRMRPGGGGSGKDNRSGFNRDSRNNRDGDRSSSSYRSRDHRESFNSGSDQYQSYNSGGGGGYNSRSGGQSGGGGVGGGGGRDQSNQQQGPFVQPPPPPPASGGPQPLMAQQFVPSQAPLMGFIGQPPYAFSSPPPPPGPPPPRK; this is translated from the exons ATGCGAGGAGGTTCCTCCTATGGCGACAGGGACAGGGACCGTGGAAGAGACAG GCCACGGTTCGGGGCCATGAGTGGTCGCAGTGGACCCCCACCGATGAAGTTTGGGAATCCAGGTGAGCGTCTGCGCAAGAAGAGGTGGAACCTGGATGAGCTACCCAAATTTGAAAAGAACTTCTATGCCGAACATCCTGAACTGCAACATATGAGTCAG TTTGAAATGGAAGAGTTtcgcagaaagaaagagatcacCATCAGGGGATCTGGCTGTCCAAAAGCCATACCTGCTTTTCACCAGGCTCAGTTTCCTC AGTATGTAATGGATGTGTTGATGCAGCAGAACTTCAAAGAACCAACAGCCATCCAGGCTCAGGGCTTCCCTCTGGCCCTGAGCGGGAGGGACATGGTGGGAATCGCACAGACTGGCTCTGGAAAGACTCTggct TATCTTCTTCCTGCCATCGTACATATCAACCACCAGGCCTATCTGGAGAGGGGAGACGGTCCAATA TGTCTTGTTCTGGCCCCGACCAGAGAGCTGGCTCAGCAGGTGCAGCAGGTTGCATTTGACTATGGCAAGTCCTCACGCATCAAAAGCACCTGCGTCTATGGTGGAGCACCAAAGGGACCACAGATCCGAGACCTGGAAAGGG GTGTTGAGATCTGTATCGCCACACCTGGTCGCCTCATTGACTTCTTGGAGTCTGGGAAAACAAACCTCAGACGCTGCACCTACCTGGTGTTGGACGAGGCTGACCGCATGCTGGACATGGGCTTTGAGCCGCAGATTCGCAAGATAGTTGAACAAATCAGG CCTGACAGACAGACTCTCATGTGGAGTGCTACCTGGCCAAAGGATGTTCGACAGCTCGCTGAGGACTTTCTGAGGGAATACGTACAGATCAATATCGGTGCTCTGGAGCTCAGTGCAAACCACAACATCCTGCAGATTGTTGATGTCTGCATGGAGACTGAGAAAGACCAAAA ACTATTCCAGCTGATGGAAGAGATCATGGCGGAAAAGGAGAACAAAACCATCATCTTCGTGGAGACAAAGAAGCGCTGTGATGATCTTACAAGGAGGATGAGGCGGGACGG GTGGCCAGCCATGTGTATCCATGGGGACAAGAGCCAGCCTGAAAGGGACTGGGTGCTCACTG AGTTTCGGTGTGGTAAAGCCCCCATACTGATCGCTACAGATGTGGCCTCTCGTGGTCTGG ATGTGGAAGATGTCAAGTTCGTCATCAACTATGACTATCCCAACTCCTCTGAGGACTATGTGCATCGTATTGGACGCACTGCCCGCAGTACCAACAAGGGCACGGCCTACACCTTCTTCACCCCGGGGAACCTGCGGCAGGCCCGTGATCTGGTACGGGTGTTGGCAGAGGCCCGGCAAGCCATCAACCCTAAACTGCTTCAGCTCGTTGAGTCAGGGCGTGGTGCGGGAGGCAGCG GCGGCAGAATGCGCTACCGTAACAGCAGCGCCAACAATCCCAACCTCATGTACCAGGATGAGTGTGAACGCCGTATGCGCCCTGGTGGAGGTGGTAGCGGCAAAGACAACCGCAGTGGCTTCAACCGTGACAGCCGCAACAACCGTGATGGAGACCGGTCCTCTTCCTCCTACAGGAGCCGGGATCACAGGGAGAGCTTCAACTCAGGTTCAGATCAGTACCAGAGCTACAACAGCGGCGGGGGTGGGGGCTACAACTCGCGCAGCGGAGGCCAGtccggtggtggtggtgttggtggaggtggaggtcgGGATCAGTCTAATCAGCAGCAGGGTCCATTTgtccagcctcctcctcctcctccagcatcaGGGGGGCCGCAGCCTCTGATGGCTCAGCAGTTTGTTCCATCACAGGCACCATTGATGGGCTTCATAGGGCAGCCGCCTTATGCCTTTTCCTCTCCACCGCCTCCTCCGGGACCTCCACCTCCCCGGAAGTAA